The following proteins come from a genomic window of Candidatus Omnitrophota bacterium:
- a CDS encoding SIS domain-containing protein: protein MKINTQGYFKNLKLLLDKVVVTDNKGRNIGFDKGLTWTAGLLIDKKASGNKIMLIGNGASASISSHIAVDLWKNCGVKAVAFNDHALLTCISNDCGYKHVFDRPIEVFVDSGDILLAISSSGKSENIIRATKMAGKNNCRIITLSGFKPDNPLRCFGELNFYVPFSGYGPVEIVHHAICHCIVDMITKNVKAENE from the coding sequence ATGAAGATTAATACGCAGGGGTATTTTAAAAATTTGAAATTATTACTGGATAAGGTTGTTGTAACAGACAATAAAGGCAGGAATATAGGTTTTGACAAGGGTTTAACCTGGACAGCCGGCCTGTTGATTGATAAAAAGGCGTCTGGCAACAAGATTATGCTAATCGGAAACGGCGCAAGCGCTTCTATCTCAAGCCATATAGCGGTGGATCTATGGAAAAACTGCGGGGTTAAGGCTGTAGCTTTCAACGACCATGCCTTACTTACTTGCATCAGTAACGATTGCGGGTATAAACATGTATTCGATAGGCCAATTGAAGTATTTGTTGATTCCGGCGATATACTATTAGCTATCAGTAGTTCCGGCAAATCCGAGAATATAATCCGCGCAACAAAAATGGCAGGCAAAAATAATTGTCGCATAATCACATTATCCGGTTTTAAACCGGATAATCCGTTGCGCTGCTTCGGGGAACTTAATTTCTATGTGCCGTTTTCAGGATATGGACCGGTAGAAATAGTGCATCATGCCATTTGTCATTGTATAGTTGATATGATTACTAAAAATGTTAAGGCTGAAAATGAATGA
- a CDS encoding PfkB family carbohydrate kinase: MEKNDLKKIQPLNKLARIIEGLKSKGKKIVQCHGVFDLVHLGHIRHFNQAKKEGDILVVTLTKDQFVRRGPGRPYFNEYLRAEVLASLAVTDYVSLLNSPTAVEAIRILKPDVYAKGPDYRDKDKDVTGKIREEEDAVKSVGGRLFVTDDITFSSSKLLNSFIDVFPERTVKYLKALGKRYPLDSISKKIEHLSNLNVLIIGDAIIDQYHYCAPMGKSSKEHLVVNKYCSEEYFAGGALATANNAASVCGKVDLLTVLGEKDSFEGFIRSKLNVNIEPVFITRPDTGTIIKRRFVSVSVGRKLFEICYMDDSCIPKEIESKVLSRLDKTIRKYDLVISNDFGHGLLTKNIIKLICAKAKYLAINVQTNSANIGFNLVTKYPSADCVCIDEMELRYATHDRFNDLRAHMKKIYNQLKCKNIIATRGSSGSMSYTAGDGFYETPAFAYKVIDPIGAGDAFFAFVAPCFASGMPQDLASFIGNVAGSLATQIVCNREAVNKVDVLKFITRLLK; this comes from the coding sequence ATGGAAAAGAATGATTTAAAAAAAATTCAGCCGCTAAATAAATTGGCAAGAATAATTGAAGGTCTCAAAAGCAAAGGGAAAAAAATTGTTCAATGCCACGGCGTATTTGATCTCGTGCATCTAGGCCACATCCGCCATTTTAACCAGGCAAAAAAAGAAGGAGATATTCTTGTAGTTACGCTTACAAAGGATCAGTTTGTAAGGAGGGGGCCGGGCCGGCCTTATTTTAACGAGTATTTACGGGCTGAGGTTTTAGCTTCTCTGGCCGTCACTGACTACGTGAGTTTATTAAATTCGCCTACCGCGGTCGAGGCAATCAGAATCCTTAAACCCGATGTTTATGCCAAAGGCCCGGATTACCGCGACAAAGATAAAGATGTTACCGGAAAGATCCGCGAAGAGGAAGATGCGGTAAAATCAGTTGGAGGAAGGTTGTTTGTAACCGATGACATTACTTTTAGTTCTTCGAAGCTACTCAATAGCTTTATAGATGTGTTTCCGGAAAGGACGGTGAAATACCTTAAAGCCTTGGGAAAGCGGTATCCGCTGGATTCTATCTCTAAAAAGATTGAACACCTGAGTAATTTGAACGTGCTGATAATAGGGGATGCAATTATCGACCAGTATCATTACTGTGCGCCTATGGGTAAGTCTTCAAAAGAGCATCTTGTAGTTAATAAGTATTGTTCCGAAGAATATTTTGCTGGAGGCGCTCTAGCGACCGCTAATAATGCCGCATCTGTATGTGGTAAAGTAGACCTGCTAACCGTCCTGGGGGAAAAAGATTCATTTGAAGGTTTTATCAGAAGCAAGCTCAACGTTAATATTGAGCCTGTTTTTATTACTAGGCCGGATACGGGGACGATAATAAAAAGAAGGTTTGTGAGTGTAAGCGTTGGCAGAAAACTATTCGAGATCTGTTATATGGATGATTCTTGTATACCGAAAGAGATCGAAAGTAAGGTATTAAGTCGTTTGGATAAGACAATAAGAAAGTACGACCTTGTCATCAGCAATGATTTCGGGCATGGTTTACTTACAAAAAACATAATAAAATTAATCTGCGCAAAGGCTAAGTATCTTGCGATAAACGTGCAGACCAACAGCGCAAACATAGGTTTTAACCTGGTTACGAAGTATCCCAGCGCTGATTGCGTGTGTATTGACGAGATGGAATTAAGATATGCCACTCACGATAGGTTTAATGATTTGCGTGCCCATATGAAGAAAATATATAATCAGCTAAAATGCAAGAATATCATTGCTACTCGCGGGTCAAGCGGTTCCATGAGCTATACAGCAGGAGATGGATTTTATGAAACTCCGGCATTCGCGTATAAGGTGATTGATCCTATCGGAGCAGGAGATGCTTTTTTTGCTTTTGTTGCTCCGTGTTTTGCCTCGGGCATGCCCCAGGATCTAGCTTCTTTTATCGGTAATGTCGCAGGCTCACTAGCTACTCAGATAGTATGCAATAGGGAAGCGGTAAACAAAGTTGATGTGCTTAAATTCATTACGAGGTTGCTAAAATGA
- a CDS encoding GDP-mannose 4,6-dehydratase, producing MNEKVIIIGSNSFSGSNFVDLALGEGLDAIGISRSQEPSGVFLPYIKQKSNAFKFYQLDINHDLEKIMEVINRFKPDYVVNFAAQSMVGESWVHPEHWFQTNVVACIKLHDQLRNCEFLKKYVHISTPEVYGNCVGLIKEGIVYNPSTPYAVSRAAADMSLMSFYKTYNFPVVFTRAANVYGPGQQLYRIVPKSIFYFLTGKKIPLHGGGQSVRSFIHIRDVVDGILKAARLSGGGEIFHFSTAFKISIRGLVGMIARQMNISLAENIEEIEDRPGKDAAYLLDSSKAKDILGWEDKIGLEQGIEETIAWVRDNLGILKKQPLHYIHKP from the coding sequence ATGAATGAGAAGGTTATTATAATCGGAAGCAATTCTTTTTCAGGTTCAAATTTTGTTGATCTTGCCTTAGGTGAAGGCCTGGATGCTATAGGTATCAGTCGTTCTCAAGAACCAAGCGGGGTATTTTTACCGTATATAAAACAAAAAAGTAATGCATTTAAATTTTACCAGCTGGATATCAATCATGATTTAGAAAAAATTATGGAGGTCATAAATAGATTTAAGCCCGACTATGTTGTTAATTTCGCGGCCCAGAGTATGGTTGGCGAGAGTTGGGTGCATCCCGAACACTGGTTCCAGACTAATGTAGTTGCTTGTATAAAGTTGCACGATCAACTACGTAACTGTGAATTTTTAAAAAAATATGTCCATATCTCAACGCCTGAGGTATATGGAAATTGTGTTGGGCTGATTAAAGAGGGTATAGTGTATAATCCCAGCACTCCCTATGCTGTTTCCCGGGCTGCGGCTGATATGAGCTTGATGAGTTTTTATAAGACATATAATTTCCCGGTAGTATTCACCCGCGCCGCCAATGTTTATGGCCCCGGGCAACAGCTTTATAGAATAGTTCCTAAAAGTATTTTTTATTTTCTTACAGGGAAAAAAATACCACTTCATGGCGGAGGGCAGTCCGTGCGTTCTTTTATCCATATCCGCGATGTTGTTGATGGCATATTAAAGGCAGCCCGGCTTTCCGGCGGAGGGGAGATATTCCATTTTTCTACTGCTTTTAAAATATCCATCCGCGGCCTAGTGGGAATGATCGCAAGGCAGATGAATATTTCTCTTGCGGAGAATATTGAGGAGATAGAAGATCGCCCGGGTAAAGATGCAGCCTATTTACTTGATAGTTCGAAAGCCAAGGATATTCTGGGCTGGGAGGATAAGATTGGGTTAGAACAGGGAATTGAAGAAACAATTGCCTGGGTGAGGGATAATCTGGGGATACTTAAGAAACAGCCTTTGCATTATATTCACAAACCATAG